From Serratia fonticola:
TCTATTTTTGTTAGGGGGTATGAGTCGCCTGACTACCGCGTTTAACAATAGCGAAATGATTGGGCGTTACTGGTGTATTTTTATCGGTATCCTGGATTTTGCTATTGCATTCATCTGGCTGAGTGCTGGTGAAGACACATCATACCTATTAACCGTAATGTTAATCGGTCTTGAAATGGTATTAACTTCATGGTTTTTGTTCATTCTTAACTATGGTTTTAACCAACATAAAGACAGACACTCCGTTGCTTAATCTCGATACATTTTTCAATATATACAATATTAATCAGGAGATAGTTATCATGACTAAATTTACGAAAAAGATCCTTATCGCTTCAGCTTTGATTGTGGCTAGTATTAATGTAGCCAACGCAGAAACTACGGGTAAAACAACCCCACAGGATATGACTTGCAAAGAATTCATTGATCTTAACCCTAAGGCGATGACCCCCGTAGCATTCTGGGTGG
This genomic window contains:
- the hdeB gene encoding acid-activated periplasmic chaperone HdeB, which produces MTKFTKKILIASALIVASINVANAETTGKTTPQDMTCKEFIDLNPKAMTPVAFWVVNKDNVYQQGDYVDWNEVETIYVPQVIKACKQKPESKLEEFKQWINEIK